GGTTCGAAAGCCCTACACACACACGCATTTCAAATGAAAGCAATGAAATAGCTAAGGTATGAGTGAagcaagaaaatggaataaagaaACAAGAAATCTGCAACTAGTTGAAAATGGCTTTGACTGTAACTGACTATATTGCATTGACCCATTGAGTCTTTAACTCGAATTCCAGTGTGTAAGGTGCCTTGAACTTGTGTATTCTCTACTACTGTTTGAATTAACATTAAGTATCTAGTTGCATCAGAAAGATTCCTGCAAAACATAGCACTATTTCATTATTTCTAGTCCAACTGAATAAAGTGATTTTGATCAGTATAATATATACACACATACCCTACTGAATAGATTTTCACATGATGACGCAAATCTTTTGATTCCATTCAGcctacaaataaagaaaagacatttCATTTCAAGATATCTAATTATCATTGTGACAGGCCGATGAAATAAGAAGATAAGAATGAAGAAACATAAGACACAAGGTGAAGCGACGAAATTACCTTTTGCCATTGCGCTCTTGCCCTTGCCATCGTTTCCTCTTTCGTTGAGCAGTCTTCAAATCCAGGTAACTTCCGGACAAGGTAATATGGTAGTGTCTCCAGCTTCAACTTTGGGCATTCGAAAATATTGAAAGAACGAAGACATGGCAGGATCGTTACATTAGCAATATCTTCTTCTCCATCCGTGTTCATTCCATCATCCCACTCTTCCCACTCCTCCAACTTTCTTAACAAAAGTCTTGTCAATTTGGGGAAGGCAACGGCTGATGATGAAATCtcatgttgatttgaagtttctaTTCCCAAAAACTCAATGCCCAACTTTTTCAGGCGATAATTTCCCACCAAATCAAGTTCTTCAAGGAATGGCAACTTTCCCAAAGGAGGTAATTTCTCACAGTTGGTAAAAGTGACCAGCTTAAGATGCCTCAAATTAATCAATGACATGATCCAACCTGGAAAAACTGTGCCTTCATACCTAACTATATTTAAAACCTCCAAATTAGGGTGTGGTTCTAAGACTTCAAGTAATTCTTCATCGTGATTTATTCTCCAATTCCCTTCTTCTCCATGAAAATATAAATGCATTGTGTcgattcctttctttttcttgagATGTGCTTTCTTACCCTCATCCACGTTGCTCACTTTCCCTAGGAACATTAAAGCAAGCAATCCTTGAAGAAGGTTCAGGCTTTCTAGATCGTCAAGAGAGAATGCTTCTTCTCTATCATCACCAGCATTCACCCACTCTAAAGTCCTAAGGCAACTCAGTTTTTTAATTTCTCTCGGCAACAGAGCATCGATTGTATAACTATTATGCAGATGTCTTAAGTTGactagttttccaatcccatcgGGCACCTTTTCCAAATTATTACAATCTCCAATATCTAAGGTCTGCAAATTATATAATTCACACAATGCTTCAGGCAATAGCTTCAGTTCAGAATTCGTAGACAAGTCAAGTTGCCTCAAATGTATCAATTGTCTTATTGTTGGTGGGATTTCTTCGATATCACAACAGCTTAGATCCAACGATCTCAAACAAGTTAATTCACTGAATAAACTAGGTAGCACTGCTTTGATCACCGAACCTCCTTTGGATTGAATTACGAGGCCGCGTAGTTTCTTTACATCATAAAAATAGTCCGGCAACGAGCCTTCTTCTGCAAGCACTATCCTTGAATAACGTGCTTCTTTACGGATGTATTCCGTACTTTGCTCAACAGAACTACGAACCTCCATGCTAAAACATTCATCCCTCGTAATATACTGGGCAAAGTCATGCACTATGTCATGCATCTTACATGTACATGAAATGCCAAACAAAATGGCTTCGAGAGGAATGTTATTATCAACTCTGTTGATATCTTGGAAGAAAGAGCGCGAAGCTAAATGCTTGAAATACTCTTCACCAAGTGTCTCCATGTCCATTCTTGGTGTTTCCTTAAGATAACCATGCGCCATCCATGACTCAATCAATTTTTGTTTGTCTATCAAATGGTCCTTGGGGAAAATGGCACAATAAGAGAAACATTGCCTCAATGGTGGGGACAAGTCATTGTAACTAAGCAATAAATGGGGAAAAAGATCAACTTCAGCCTTTTCTAGTTTCCACACCTCATTATCCATTATGGATTGCCACTCTTTTTTCGATTTTTTACTCTGCAAAAGACTTCCTAAAGTCTTCACTGCAAGAGGCAAACCTTTACACTTACTTGCAATTTTCCTGCCAATGTCTTCTAATTGCTTACGCTCTCCATCGCTCCAACCAAAAAATGCAATTTGACTAAATAATGACCAAGAATCTTCTACGGACAATTGTCCTATTTCGTATATGTCAATGCAACCCATCGCACTTGCAACAATTTCCTTACGCGTGGTCACCAAAATTCTACTTCCTGGTGAACCACAACTGAGACAATCTTTCAATTGTTCCCAttttgcagaattttcttcccacACATCATCAAGTATGAGAAGAAACCTCTTTCCCCCAAGAAATTGTTGTATGTTTTGCAATATGGTTTGCAATTCATGTAAATTTGGGGCCCCATTTGTCAGAGAT
The sequence above is a segment of the Hevea brasiliensis isolate MT/VB/25A 57/8 chromosome 11, ASM3005281v1, whole genome shotgun sequence genome. Coding sequences within it:
- the LOC110636536 gene encoding putative disease resistance protein RGA4 codes for the protein MADALVSKVLEELISIIASEIEQEVSLVVGVKKEVQMLTTQFQLMKAVLVDAENKQLKNDAVKLWMQKLKNISYDMDDVLDEWTTAIQKSQIMGDERVSAKNKWKVRCLICFSCFRFREVGVRHDIAVKIKDLSERLDIIFDEQRVFNFVSFQKETKQEVERPISASFIDMTKVQGRDQEKNAIVEKLLTESSQTPSPHIISIVGMGGIGKTTLAKLVYNEDKLKTHFETRIWVCVSDPFDEIKIAKAILESLTNGAPNLHELQTILQNIQQFLGGKRFLLILDDVWEENSAKWEQLKDCLSCGSPGSRILVTTRKEIVASAMGCIDIYEIGQLSVEDSWSLFSQIAFFGWSDGERKQLEDIGRKIASKCKGLPLAVKTLGSLLQSKKSKKEWQSIMDNEVWKLEKAEVDLFPHLLLSYNDLSPPLRQCFSYCAIFPKDHLIDKQKLIESWMAHGYLKETPRMDMETLGEEYFKHLASRSFFQDINRVDNNIPLEAILFGISCTCKMHDIVHDFAQYITRDECFSMEVRSSVEQSTEYIRKEARYSRIVLAEEGSLPDYFYDVKKLRGLVIQSKGGSVIKAVLPSLFSELTCLRSLDLSCCDIEEIPPTIRQLIHLRQLDLSTNSELKLLPEALCELYNLQTLDIGDCNNLEKVPDGIGKLVNLRHLHNSYTIDALLPREIKKLSCLRTLEWVNAGDDREEAFSLDDLESLNLLQGLLALMFLGKVSNVDEGKKAHLKKKKGIDTMHLYFHGEEGNWRINHDEELLEVLEPHPNLEVLNIVRYEGTVFPGWIMSLINLRHLKLVTFTNCEKLPPLGKLPFLEELDLVGNYRLKKLGIEFLGIETSNQHEISSSAVAFPKLTRLLLRKLEEWEEWDDGMNTDGEEDIANVTILPCLRSFNIFECPKLKLETLPYYLVRKLPGFEDCSTKEETMARARAQWQKAEWNQKICVIM